The Flavobacterium sp. M31R6 nucleotide sequence GAAAAGATTGACACGGATTCTTTTATGAAGAAAAGAGACCTATTTTATATTTTGCCTTTTGAATTTACCATAGCCAACGGTTTCAACCGTTGGATGCAATCGTTGCATTTTTAAAACGTTTCCCACGGTTGAAACCGCGGGCTATGGTTGAGATTCAGTCTTTTTTGAATGATTATAAAAATACCAAATGTTTTCTTTTAGCCCCGATAGTAGTGGAAATCCTTGTGAGCCGGGGTTCGGCTCACAAGATTGTAACGAATAGCGGGACAACTGTTGATGAAATATCAAATGTTCTGCTCCTAAAAATAAAAATTAATAACACCTAAATTATAAATAATATGAGTACAACTAATTTATTTACGCCTTTCAATCTGAAGACGCTAAATCTTAAAAATAGAATCGTAATGGCGCCAATGACGCGCTCCTTTTCTCCAAACGGAATTCCGACTGATGAAGTTGCTTCCTACTATCAAAAAAGAGCCGAAGGCGAAGTTGGTTTAATTTTGTCCGAAGGAACTGTTATCGACAGACCTTCGTCATCCAATGATGGAAATGTCCCTCACTTTTATGGCGATGAAGCACTAAAAGGATGGAAAAAAGTGATTGATAAAGTGCATACAGCCGGAGGTCAAATGGGGCCGCAGATCTGGCATATGGGAATTATGGACAATCACCATTCGGGCTGGGTTCCGCCGGTGCCTTTTGAAGGTCCGTCTGGATTGAATCGTCCTGATTTCAATAACGGAAATACAATGTCTGAAAAAGATATTGAGGACACCATTATTGCTTTCGGAAAAGCTGCTGCCGATGCCAAAAGATTGGGTTTTGACACTATCGAAATTCACGGTGCGCACGGTTATTTAATTGACCAGTTTTTTAGAGCGGAAACTAATTTACGCACTGATATTTATGGCGGAAAAACATTAAAGGAGCGCAGTCGATTTGCAATTGATGTCGTGAAAGAAATCAGACAACAAGTCGGAAATGATTTTGCGGTTATCATGCGTTTCTCTCAATTCAAACCTTCTGATTACAATTATAAACTGGCGAAAACACCGCAGGAATTAGACGCTTGGCTTACGCCTCTTGTGGATGCGGGAGTTGATATTCTGCATTGTTCACAACGCCGTTTCTGGGAACCCGAATTTGAAAAATCGGATCTGAATTTTGCAGGATGGGCTAAAAAAGTAACCGGAGCTCCAACCATTACTGTTGGTTCTGTTGGACTTTCTGGTGATTTCTTTGGTGCTTTTGCTGGCGAAAGTTCTCAGCCTGCCTCTTTGGATGAACTGACAAGACGTTTCGACAGAGGCGATTTTGATTTGGTTGCCGTTGGAAGGCCTTTACTTTCTGACCCAAATTGGACTGCAAAAATAAAATCTGGAAAAACTAATGAGCTTGTAGGATTCAGTAAAGAAGCGTTAGCCGAATTAATATTGTAATAAATTTGCAGACAAGTAAGCTGTGTCAGCAACTGAACAGCCCAGATAATACCCTTTTTTTATTATTTAATTTGATGAACGCTGTAAGACTTCGGTTTGACAGCGTTTTTTCATTTAATAAGGTTTCCAATTAGTAACAATAGTATAGGACACAATTGTTTAGGAATTGAATTATGCAACATTTAAAAATAATTATATAAAGAGTTTCAGTAAAATGTGAAATACATTTGAGTTTAACTTTAAAACTTCAATGTTATGCCATTAATTACCGTATTGCTCGTATTAATTGTTGTAGGTGTCCTTCTTTGGCTCGTTAACACTTATATCCCGATGGATTCTAAAATCAAAAATATCTTTAACATAGTCGTTGTAATCTTTGTTATTATCTGGCTGCTTAAAGTATTTGGGCTTTTTGATAATATAATGAATATACATGTGTAAAGTATAACTTGAAGCATGATATAAAAAATAAGAGGCATGAAAAAACAATCCTTTAAAAATCACATTCGATATTATACGCCGCATCATTTTATTTATTATCCGGTTGTAATGACATTGTTGGTTTTTAGTGTGTATTTCATTTTTACTTCAGAAGATCAATTGATTTGGACTTTTATCAGTGCTATTCTTATTGTGTTGTTTTTTCTAGCTTTTATGCTGCGTCAACATTATGCACTTACTTTACAAAATAGAATTGTACGCTTGGAACTCCGATATCGATATTTTTCTCTTACCGGAAAAAAAATGGAGAATTTCGAAAAACGATTAAAAGATAATCAGTTATTTGCTTTACGATTTGCTCCGGATGATGAATTTGTAAAACTGGTTGAAAAGACGCTTTATGAAAATCTTTCAGGAACTGAAATTAAAAAAGTAATTAAAAACTGGAAAGGGGATTACAATAGAGTTTAAATGCTAATAACTGCAGACAAACTTGTATAATCTAATTATTCAACTTCCCTAGCCCTTCACCATCATCTGCTTGGCTTACATTCTGAAAAAATGTATGCAGGCCTTTGGAAGACCTTCACTTTCTGATCCAAATTGGCAGTATAAAAAATAACTAATTCTTTTACCACAAATGGTAGTTTTAGGATACTGTTGAGTTAATTGTATGTACGAACGAGAAGCTCTTGCCAGTATGAAGCATAACAATACAATTGGCCAAAATTTTTATGAAAAACTAAATTCCTCGTTTAGCCCCGATGGAAACGGCATCTCCCGATTTAGAAAAACAAGGTTTTTTTGCCGTAGTTTTTTCTTAATCGGGAATATAGTAGACAGCGGGACTGAATATGTTTATGAAAATGGATTTTCTGCTCCTAAAAACCATGAAAAAACTTTTGTTAATTCTCACAATATGAAATAATTAACCAAAAACTCAGTATCTTTATGTGCCTTGAAATAACATATTTAAAAAAATAATTTAAAATCTAATCGAATGGAAACCACAAATGTAAAAGCTTACGGCACTGAGGCATCTGATGCTCCTTTAAAACAAATGGATATCCAACGCAGAAACGCAACTGCGAAAGATATTGAAATCGATATTTTGTATTGTGGCGTTTGCCACTCGGATTTACACACCGCCAGAAATGACTGGGGATTTACGACGTATCCGACTGTTGTTGGCCACGAAATTGTGGGGAAAGTGACTAAAGTAGGAAGCGAAGTCACCAAACTAAAAGTGGGTGATTTTGCCGCTGTCGGCTGTTTGGTCGGTTCTTGCCACACTTGCGATAACTGCAAACACGACTTAGAACAATATTGCTCTAATGGGTGGATTGGTACTTATAACAGTCCGGACAAATATTTGGGAGGTATGACTTATGGAGGCTATTCTGAAAAAATTGTGGTCGAAGAACACTTCGTTCTGAAAGTGCCTGCCAATCTTGACCTTGCCGCCACTGCGCCTTTGTTGTGTGCCGGTATTACGACTTGGTCACCACTTCGTCACTGGAAAGTTGGAAAAGGAAGTAAAGTTGCCGTTGTAGGTTTAGGCGGTTTGGGCCATATGGCCATAAAACTGGCCAAAGGTTTGGGTGCAGAAGTCACTTTATTTTCAAGAAGTCCAGGTAAAGAAAAAGACGCTTTGGACTTGGGTGCCGATGCTGTTATAATTTCAACTGAGGATGATCAAATGAGTGCTGTAGGCGGAAAATTCGATTTGATTATTGATACTGTTCCTTATGTTCACGATGTAAATCCTTATGTGGGGACTTTGAATACCAATGGAACTTTGGTTTTGGTAGGATACTTGGGCGGTCTGGAACCGTTTTTAAATACTGTTCCGATGATAATGGGAAGAAAATCGGTAGCGGGTTCTTTGATTGGCGGAATCGCTGAAACACAGGAAATGCTAGATTTTTGCGGTAAACACAACATTGTATCCGAAATTGAATTAATCAAAATGCAAGACATCAACGAAGCATACGAAAGAATGCTGAAAAGTGATGTACGCTACCGTTTTGTAATTGATATGGCTTCGCTTAAAGGATAATCTAAGATACTAAGTTTCTGAGATTCTAAGTTGCTAAGATTTTTTGACTCTTAGTAACTTAGAATCTTAGTGTCTTAGAAACTATAAAATAAAAAAATATGACCACAACAGATAAAATAGAACAAAACCATCTTTTCCCTCAGGGAGACAAAGCCAATCCTGATTATTTTACGGGAAATGCCTGGGTTAAATTATTGGTGAATGAAAATGAATTCAACAGTGTGATTGGTAACGTAACTTTTGAAGCGGGAGCCCGAAACAATTGGCACACCCATCCGGGAGGTCAAATCCTTATTGTAACTGATGGTATTGGATATTATCAGGAAAAAGGTAAACCGATTCAATTGATTCAGAGAGGCGATGTAATCAAAATACCTGCCGATATTAAACATTGGCATGGTGCTTCACGAGATCATGCACTAACTCATTTAGCCATTACTGCTGTTACTCCAAAAGGAGCTGTTGATTGGCTGGAGAGAGTAACCGATGAGGAATTCAATAGTTACAATCACTAAAAAAGGTAATTAATTCAAAATTCACACCTTCAAAAAACGGTATTACTCAAGACTTAAGTAATACCGTTTTTTTTGTATTTAAAGAACTAAAAAACTCATTCAATTACTTCATAGGTGTTTACGGATACCGATTTGTTTTTTAGAACATATTCACCATTTAGTTCACACTTAAAAGATTCTTTTACAGTATTAAAAACTGCTTCTGAAATAAGGATTTGACCTGGTTTGGCAACACTTTGCAACCTTTGTGCCGTATTTACTGCATCGCCGATAACGGTATAATCAAATCGCTTTAAAGATGCCGAACCAATATTTCCGGAAACCATTTCCCCAGAGTTGATACCAATTGAAATTTCCGGTTTGTATTTTTTATCTCCAACTGTTATTTCTTCTATGTTTTTGATTTGATTTTTTAAAGCAAGTCCTGCATCAATAGCCCTGTCCAGATGATATTTTCCTCTAAAAACAGCCATAACCGCATCGCCCATAAATTTATCTACATGGCCTTCCTGGGCAATAATTTCTTTTACGATTGTATCAAATAATCCGTTAAGTAAATTCACGATTGTATTTGCCGGGAATTGCTCTGTAATTGAAGTAAAACCACAGACATCTACAAAAAGTACCGTGGCTTCCAGCATTTCATTTTTAAGAAGACTGGTTTCAAACTCCTTATTGGTCATAAAATTTATTACATTTTCATCTACGTACATCTTAAGAATATTATTCTCCTTGATTGCTTTTATAGTTTCCTGCAATTGTTTGACATGCAATATGGTTTTCTCCATAGTTAAATCCAAGTCATCAAAATCAACGGGTTTACAGACAAAATCAAAAGCACCTCTATTCATTGCTGTCCTTATATTTTGCATATCGCCATAAGCAGACACCATAACCGCTTTCAGCATAGGATTGGCCTCGGGCAACCTGCTCAACAAAGTTAGTCCATCCATTATTGGCATATTAATATCACTCAATATGATATCCAAGTCTGGATGTTCCGAAACTTTCTGCAAAGCCTCTTCCCCATTCTGGGCAAAAATAAATTCGTAAACATTCTCCCGAATCTTTTTTCTAAACTTTTGCTTTACCAGAATCTCTAAATCTGCTTCGTCATCAACTACAAGTATCTTAGCCATTGTCCATGATTTTTTTTAGTTTCTCTTTTAATAGATTAAAATCCAGCGGTTTTGTCAAAAAATCATCCGCACCTTTTTCCATTGCCTGTTTGTAATTTTCTTCATCCCCATAAGCGGTAATCATCATCACAACCGGTGAGAAGTCTTTATAATCATGTCGGATTTTGCATAATAAATCAATACCGCTCATTCCTGGCATATTAATATCAGATAGAATTAGCACCACTTCCAAGCTATTACCATTAAGATATTCCACCGCTTCTTCACCCGAAAGAGCAAAGTCGAATTCGAAATCATGATGACGTAATTCTTTGCGAAAATGCTGCAAAAAAAGCGGCTGTATATCGGCTTCATCGTCTACTACTAATATCTTCATTTAAACTTATTTAAAATTATTATTATTTAAACAGCAACCCATAATCACTAACTATCAATCATTTAAGCACCATTAAATTTACAAATTTTATTATTTGAATATTTTACTTTTCTTCCATTGGAAGAAAAATTGTAAAGACAGTATAGTCATTTTCTCGACTATCAACAGTAATTCTACCACCATGCGCCTTAACAATAATATCATAACTCAGTGACAAACCTAAACCGGTTCCTTCCCCTGTTGGTTTGGTGGTAAAGAACGGTTGCATTATTTTATCTTTGATAGCTTTTGGAATTCCTATACCATTGTCTTTTACTGTTATCTCAATTCCTTTATCTTTTAGTACTGTCTTCACACTAACCATTGGTTTGTAGGTTTCTCCTGATTTCTTCTGCATTTGCTGTGTAGCATAGAAAGCATTTGTGAATAAATTCAGTAATACACGGCCAATTTCTTGTGTTAACACATTTATTTTAGGTAGGTTTTCATCGAAATCAGTAACTAGGTCAGCATTAAAACTTTTGTCTTTGGCTCGAAGTCCATGATAAGCAAGCCGCAGGTATTCATCGGCAAGTTTATTGATGTTTGTGGGTTCTTTTACATTATTCCCTATTCGGCTATGCTGCAACATTCCTTTTACAATACTATCAGCACGTTTGCCATGAAAATTGATTTTTTCTAAGTTTTTTTTGATGTCGCCAGCTATATTTTTTACTTCTTCAAAATCTCCTTTTTCAATTTCTTCATTCATTTCATCCAGAAGTTCACTACTCACTTCGCTAAAATTATTGACAAAGTTTAATGGGTTCTGGATTTCATGGGCAATACCTGCGGTGAGTTCACCAAGCGATGCCATTTTTTCAGATTGTATCAATTGTACTTGCGTAGTTTTGAGTTTATCAAGTGCCTTTTGCAATTTTTCTTTTTGACCAAGGATTTCAGCTGTACGCTCTGCTACTTGTTTTTCTAATTTTTCTTTTAAAATTTCAGACTGTTGAAACTCTTTTTCAAACTCAATGGCTTTTAACTGTTCTTTTTCCATTTCTTTTCGTTGTTTTCTGGTAATGAAAAACATGGCAAAAAACCAAACGATTGAAAAAAAGATTGCCGTATCAAAATAATTATTCCATTCATCATGAAAAGGAGAATTGATCAACTCAATACAATCTTCTATAAAATTTACAACTACAAAAGGTAATATGGAATAAATAAAAGACTTAACAGATTTAAATTCTTTTTGAGTAAGGCAAAAGTAGATTAGAGAAAATAACATTGCATGTGCTATCCAAGCAGTAATACCTTTCTGGGAATCTAAAATAAGTTGCGCAATCATAAGCGCAATCGAGAACCAAAAACCTATTGCCAAATATTTATCTATTTTCGGTAATAAAATTTTACTTTGCAATGCTCTTCGCAAATGACTAAAAACGATTAGTAATAGGATATAATCAAAGTTCATATTTAGTTTTTTTTTTAAGTTTCTAAGAAGCTAAGTCTCTAAGATTCTAAGTGTGTGTTTTTAGTGACTCAGAATCTTAGTTTATTAGCAACTTAGCATCTATTCAGTCTCCAATAATCTAAAAATCAAACAGGTAATGTTATAATAAAAGTGGCTCCACTGCCTTCTTCCGTTTCCACATTGATAGTGCCTCCATGTCCTTTCACAACAATATCATAGCTCAATGACAATCCCAAACCGGTTCCCTCCCCAGCAGGTTTTGTGGTAAAAAATGGTTGCATTATTTTATCTTTAATTGCATTTGGAATTCCTGTACCATTATCTTTTACCGTAATTTCGATAAAATTTCCTTTTTGAACTGTTGTCACACATAAAACTGGTTTGTATTCTTGCGTCGTCATTTTTTGTTTTTGGTGTGTGGAATAGAAAGCATTGGTAAACAAATTGAGTAAAACCCGACCTATATCCTGCGGAATTACATCAACCTTTGGAAGTTTTGCATCAAAATGAGTTTCAATTTCAGTATTGAAGCTTTTGTCTTTTGCTCGTAAACCATGATAAGCCAGTCTTAAATATTCATCGGCAAGTGCATTAATATCCGTCACTTCTTTTTGTCCCGAACTAACGCGGGAATGCTGTAACATCCCCTTTACAATTCCGTCGGCACGTTTGCCATGAAAGATTATTTTTTCTAAATTTTGTTTGAGGTCGATTGCTATTGTTTTGGCTTCCTCCGTTTCGCCTTTATCCATTTCATCATTCATTTCGTCAATCAGTTCCAAACTAACTTCGGAAAAATTATTGACAAAGTTCAATGGATTCTGGATCTCATGGGCAATCCCAGCAGTAAGCTCCCCAAGCGAAGCCATTTTTTCGGATTGAATGAGTTGAAGTTGGGTGGTTTTTAGTGTATTAAAGGCCTTTTCGATTTCACGAGCATGG carries:
- a CDS encoding NADH:flavin oxidoreductase; this translates as MSTTNLFTPFNLKTLNLKNRIVMAPMTRSFSPNGIPTDEVASYYQKRAEGEVGLILSEGTVIDRPSSSNDGNVPHFYGDEALKGWKKVIDKVHTAGGQMGPQIWHMGIMDNHHSGWVPPVPFEGPSGLNRPDFNNGNTMSEKDIEDTIIAFGKAAADAKRLGFDTIEIHGAHGYLIDQFFRAETNLRTDIYGGKTLKERSRFAIDVVKEIRQQVGNDFAVIMRFSQFKPSDYNYKLAKTPQELDAWLTPLVDAGVDILHCSQRRFWEPEFEKSDLNFAGWAKKVTGAPTITVGSVGLSGDFFGAFAGESSQPASLDELTRRFDRGDFDLVAVGRPLLSDPNWTAKIKSGKTNELVGFSKEALAELIL
- a CDS encoding Thivi_2564 family membrane protein, giving the protein MPLITVLLVLIVVGVLLWLVNTYIPMDSKIKNIFNIVVVIFVIIWLLKVFGLFDNIMNIHV
- a CDS encoding DUF6526 family protein, with product MKKQSFKNHIRYYTPHHFIYYPVVMTLLVFSVYFIFTSEDQLIWTFISAILIVLFFLAFMLRQHYALTLQNRIVRLELRYRYFSLTGKKMENFEKRLKDNQLFALRFAPDDEFVKLVEKTLYENLSGTEIKKVIKNWKGDYNRV
- a CDS encoding NAD(P)-dependent alcohol dehydrogenase, which translates into the protein METTNVKAYGTEASDAPLKQMDIQRRNATAKDIEIDILYCGVCHSDLHTARNDWGFTTYPTVVGHEIVGKVTKVGSEVTKLKVGDFAAVGCLVGSCHTCDNCKHDLEQYCSNGWIGTYNSPDKYLGGMTYGGYSEKIVVEEHFVLKVPANLDLAATAPLLCAGITTWSPLRHWKVGKGSKVAVVGLGGLGHMAIKLAKGLGAEVTLFSRSPGKEKDALDLGADAVIISTEDDQMSAVGGKFDLIIDTVPYVHDVNPYVGTLNTNGTLVLVGYLGGLEPFLNTVPMIMGRKSVAGSLIGGIAETQEMLDFCGKHNIVSEIELIKMQDINEAYERMLKSDVRYRFVIDMASLKG
- a CDS encoding cupin domain-containing protein; translation: MTTTDKIEQNHLFPQGDKANPDYFTGNAWVKLLVNENEFNSVIGNVTFEAGARNNWHTHPGGQILIVTDGIGYYQEKGKPIQLIQRGDVIKIPADIKHWHGASRDHALTHLAITAVTPKGAVDWLERVTDEEFNSYNH
- a CDS encoding adenylate/guanylate cyclase domain-containing response regulator translates to MAKILVVDDEADLEILVKQKFRKKIRENVYEFIFAQNGEEALQKVSEHPDLDIILSDINMPIMDGLTLLSRLPEANPMLKAVMVSAYGDMQNIRTAMNRGAFDFVCKPVDFDDLDLTMEKTILHVKQLQETIKAIKENNILKMYVDENVINFMTNKEFETSLLKNEMLEATVLFVDVCGFTSITEQFPANTIVNLLNGLFDTIVKEIIAQEGHVDKFMGDAVMAVFRGKYHLDRAIDAGLALKNQIKNIEEITVGDKKYKPEISIGINSGEMVSGNIGSASLKRFDYTVIGDAVNTAQRLQSVAKPGQILISEAVFNTVKESFKCELNGEYVLKNKSVSVNTYEVIE
- a CDS encoding response regulator is translated as MKILVVDDEADIQPLFLQHFRKELRHHDFEFDFALSGEEAVEYLNGNSLEVVLILSDINMPGMSGIDLLCKIRHDYKDFSPVVMMITAYGDEENYKQAMEKGADDFLTKPLDFNLLKEKLKKIMDNG
- a CDS encoding sensor histidine kinase, whose product is MNFDYILLLIVFSHLRRALQSKILLPKIDKYLAIGFWFSIALMIAQLILDSQKGITAWIAHAMLFSLIYFCLTQKEFKSVKSFIYSILPFVVVNFIEDCIELINSPFHDEWNNYFDTAIFFSIVWFFAMFFITRKQRKEMEKEQLKAIEFEKEFQQSEILKEKLEKQVAERTAEILGQKEKLQKALDKLKTTQVQLIQSEKMASLGELTAGIAHEIQNPLNFVNNFSEVSSELLDEMNEEIEKGDFEEVKNIAGDIKKNLEKINFHGKRADSIVKGMLQHSRIGNNVKEPTNINKLADEYLRLAYHGLRAKDKSFNADLVTDFDENLPKINVLTQEIGRVLLNLFTNAFYATQQMQKKSGETYKPMVSVKTVLKDKGIEITVKDNGIGIPKAIKDKIMQPFFTTKPTGEGTGLGLSLSYDIIVKAHGGRITVDSRENDYTVFTIFLPMEEK